CCGGATATCCCCCGCCGTGTCACCGATATAACAGATCCGGTTCTGGGCGACACCGAAGAGGTACATGGCGAGGTTGATTTTTTCCCCCTTGCCGTAGGCCGTGTCGGATCCGAGGATTTCCTCGAAATAGCCATCGATTTGATAAGCGTCCAAAGCCCTCCGGATGATATCGCTGGTATTGGACGAGATGATCGCCAGAACATGATCCCGGTACAGAGACTCCAGGACGGGGAAAAGAAACCGGTGGGGTTCCAGGTCCTCGTAATGAATCTCATCTTGAATATCCCTTGACGCCGCCACAAATTCCTGCAGGTCCACCCCCCTTTTCACGATTCCCTCATAGAAGTTGTCCTCGAACAGGTCAAGGAAATCCTCCCGGCTCTGAACGATGGGGTGCCCGATTTTTTCCAGGCAGGATTTGACGGTCCGCTCATAAACGGAAAGGGAGTCGACGATGACGCCGTCGAAGTCGAACAATAGAAGTTTTGACATGTGCTTGTTATCCTTTGCGATCGATATGCGGTTATTTCAACCGGTCTCTCCGTCCTTCACGTCGAAGGGACGGCTCTGGTTTACCCCTGTTGCGGGAATGCGGGATCCCCCAGGCTTGGTCACACACGACGGGCTTATTCCGTCTCGGTTGCCCGGTCAAGTGAAATCGTACGGCGGCCGGACAACCCCTGTTTCCGTAATGATGCCCGTAATGTACTTCCCAGGCGTCACGTCGAAGGCGGGATTGAAGACCCGGACGCCCTCCGGGGAAACCCGACATCCCCCCCAGGAGGTCACCTCTTCCGGGTCCCGCTCCTCGATGGGAATGGCGGCGCCGTCCGGCGTGGCCGAATCCACGGTCGATGACGGGGCGGCAATGTAAAAAGGAATCCCGTGCTCCTTCGCCAAAACCGCAAGGGTATAGGTACCGATCTTGTTGGCCGAGTCGCCGTTTCTGGCGATGCGGTCGGCGCCGGTGATGATTTTGGCGATTTTCCCCCGGGACATGAGAAACCCCGCCATGCTGTCCGTAATCAACGTAGCGGGAATACCCTCTTTCATCAGTTCCCAGGCCGTCAAACGCGCCCCCTGAAGAACCGGGCGGGTTTCATCCACAAAAACATGTACGTTCTTACCCTGCCCCACGGCCGCTCGTATTACCCCGAGAGCCGTCCCGTAGCCCCCTGTGGCGAGCGCTCCGGCGTTACAGTGGGTCAGGATCGCGTTCCCGTCCTGGATCAGTTCCGCCCCAAACGCGCCGATTTTCCGGTTGCAGATAATATCCCCTTCCAGGATCGCCTTTGCTTCAGCGACCAGGGCTCCCCTGAGGCGGGGGGCGTCGAAAGGGGCTGCGGACTGGAGGGTACGGGCAAAGCAGGCCTCCATACGCTCGACGGCCCAGAAGAGGTTGCGGGCCGTGGGGCGGCTGGTCCGAAATTCCCGGCACAGGACATCAAAAGTTTCCCGGAATGCGGACGGGGACGTATCCGGCGCCTGCAACATGCCCAGGGCAATCCCCATGGCGGCGGCGATGCCGATGGCCGGGGCGCCCCGGATGGTGAGATCGTTGATCGCCTCTATCACCTCCCGATAATCTTTGCAGGAGAGGTGGACTTCCTCGCGGGGCAAACGTTTCTGGTCGATCATGACGACCGTATCGTCCCGCCAGTCAATCGTGCGAATCATCACGGTCCCAGCCTCTTCTGCAGGAGATCATTGACCAACTGCGGGTTCGCTTTTCCCTGGGTGGCTTTCATGACCTGCCCGACGAAATACCCGAAGAGCTTGTCCTTACCGCCGCGATACTGGGCAAGCTGGTTCGGGTTGGCGGCGATGACCTCGTCAACCACCCGGGCCAGGGCATCCTCGTCGGTAATCTGGACCAGGCCCTTTTCCTCGATGATCGTCCGGGGTGACTTTCCCGTCTTGTACATTTCCTCGATGAGGTCCTTGGCCATTTTACCGCTGATCGCGCCCTCCTCGATCAGGCATATCATATCACCCAGGGACGCGGCAGAGACGGGACAGGCCTGGATATCCGCCCTGTCTTCATTGAGAAGGCGCAGGAGATCCCCCTTGACCCAGTTGGCGGCGGGCCTGGGTTTGCCGCAGGCCCTCACCACCTCTTCGTAATATGCGGCCAGAGGTCTGGTCATCGTGAGCACACCGGCATCGTAGGCCGTGATTCCATACTCACGGACAAAACGCTCCCTCTTTTCCAGGGGCAGCTCGGGAAGCGTCGCCGCCACTTCCTGAATCCAGGCCTCGTCCACATGCAGGGCGACCAGATCCGGATCCGGGAAATACCGGTAGTCATGGGCCTCTTCCTTGCTGCGCATGGAAAGGGTGACGCCCCGTGCATCGTCCCACAGACGTGTTTCCTGAACAACCTCACCGCCGCTTTCCAGAATGTACGCCTGGCGCTTGATCTCATACTCCAGGGCCCGTTGAACATGACGGAAGGAGTTCAGGTTCTTCAGTTCCGCCCGGGTGCCGAAGGCTTCCCGCCCCTTCGGGCGCAGGGAAATGTTGGCATCGCATCGGAAGCTCCCCTCCTCCATGTTGCCGTCGCAGATTTCCAGATAGACGAGCGTTTCATGAAGACGACGCAGATACAGCGCCGCCTCCTCCGGACTCCGGATATC
The Deltaproteobacteria bacterium DNA segment above includes these coding regions:
- the mtnA gene encoding S-methyl-5-thioribose-1-phosphate isomerase: MMIRTIDWRDDTVVMIDQKRLPREEVHLSCKDYREVIEAINDLTIRGAPAIGIAAAMGIALGMLQAPDTSPSAFRETFDVLCREFRTSRPTARNLFWAVERMEACFARTLQSAAPFDAPRLRGALVAEAKAILEGDIICNRKIGAFGAELIQDGNAILTHCNAGALATGGYGTALGVIRAAVGQGKNVHVFVDETRPVLQGARLTAWELMKEGIPATLITDSMAGFLMSRGKIAKIITGADRIARNGDSANKIGTYTLAVLAKEHGIPFYIAAPSSTVDSATPDGAAIPIEERDPEEVTSWGGCRVSPEGVRVFNPAFDVTPGKYITGIITETGVVRPPYDFT
- the gatB gene encoding Asp-tRNA(Asn)/Glu-tRNA(Gln) amidotransferase subunit GatB; its protein translation is MTKSKIFCGCSAEFGAAPNTRTCPVCLGMPGVLPVLNRTVVEFAVKMALATRCRINLMSNFARKNYFYPDLPKGYQISQYALPLAEKGYVDIETDAGEKRIGLIRIHIEEDAGKLVHDEHMPSSYVDLNRAGVPLIEIVGEPDIRSPEEAALYLRRLHETLVYLEICDGNMEEGSFRCDANISLRPKGREAFGTRAELKNLNSFRHVQRALEYEIKRQAYILESGGEVVQETRLWDDARGVTLSMRSKEEAHDYRYFPDPDLVALHVDEAWIQEVAATLPELPLEKRERFVREYGITAYDAGVLTMTRPLAAYYEEVVRACGKPRPAANWVKGDLLRLLNEDRADIQACPVSAASLGDMICLIEEGAISGKMAKDLIEEMYKTGKSPRTIIEEKGLVQITDEDALARVVDEVIAANPNQLAQYRGGKDKLFGYFVGQVMKATQGKANPQLVNDLLQKRLGP
- a CDS encoding HAD family hydrolase — its product is MSKLLLFDFDGVIVDSLSVYERTVKSCLEKIGHPIVQSREDFLDLFEDNFYEGIVKRGVDLQEFVAASRDIQDEIHYEDLEPHRFLFPVLESLYRDHVLAIISSNTSDIIRRALDAYQIDGYFEEILGSDTAYGKGEKINLAMYLFGVAQNRICYIGDTAGDIREARQAGVRAVGVTWGWHSPERLMAAHPDFMAERPEDLFTYLESMVDELSDFYIR